Genomic DNA from Perognathus longimembris pacificus isolate PPM17 chromosome 6, ASM2315922v1, whole genome shotgun sequence:
AAATAATGCTGGGATTCCTTCAGATTTGAAAAACTTGCTGAAAGTAGAAAGAATATACCTATATCACAACAGTCTAGATGAATTTCCTACCAACCTTCCAAAGTATGTAAAAGAGTTACACTTGCAAGAAAATAACATAAGAACTATCACTTATGATTCGCTTTCTAAAATTCCATATCTGGAAGAATTACACTTAGATGATAACTCTGTCTCTGCTGTTAGCATTGAAGAGGGAGCATTTCGAGACAGCAACTATCTCCGACTCCTCTTTCTGTCCCGTAACCACCTTAGCACAATCCCCTGGGGTCTGCCCAGGACTATAGAAGAATTACGCTTGGATGATAATCGCATATCTACTATCTCATCGCCATCTCTTCAAGGTCTGACTAGCCTGAAACGCCTAGTGTTAGATGGAAATTTGTTGAACAATCATGGTTTAGGTGACAAAGTTTTCTTCAACCTAGTTAATTTAACCGAGCTGTCCTTGGTACGGAATTCCTTGACGGCAGCACCAGTAAACCTTCCAGGCACAAACCTAAGGAAACTTTACCTTCAAGATAACCACATCAACCGGGTGCCCCCAAATGCTTTTTCTTACTTAAGGCAGCTGTACCGACTCGACATGTCCAATAATAACCTAAGCAATTTACCTCAGGGTATCTTTGATGATTTGGACAACATAACCCAACTGATTCTTCGCAACAATCCCTGGTACTGCGGATGCAAGATGAAATGGGTACGTGACTGGTTGCAGTCACTGCCTGTGAAAGTTAATGTGCGTGGACTCATGTGCCAAGCCCCAGAGAAAGTTCGGGGGATGGCTATCAAGGACCTCAATGCAGAACTGTTCGATTGTAAAGATAGTGTGATTGGAAGCACCATTCAGATGACCACTGCGATACCCAACACAGTGTAtcctgctcaaggacagtggtcagCTCCTGTGACCAAACAACCAGATATTAAGAACCTCAAGCCTGCTAAGGATCAGCGAACAACGGGGAGTCCTTCAAGAAAAACAATTATAATTACTGTGAAGTCCATCACCTCTGACACAATTCATATCTCCTGGAAACTTGCTCTACCTATGACTGCTTTAAGACTCAGTTGGCTTAAACTGGGACATAGCCCAGCATTTGGATCTATAACAGAAACCATCGTCACAGGGGAACGTAGTGAATACTTGGTCACAGCCCTGGAGCCTGATTCACCCTATAGAATATGCATGGTTCCCATGGAAACCAGTAACCTTTACCTATTTGATGAAACTCCTGTTTGTATTGAGACGGAAACTGCGCCTCTTCGAATGTACAACCCTACAACCACACTCAACCGAGAACAAGAGAAAGAACCTTACAAAAATCCAAATTTACCTTTGGCTGCCATCATTGGCGGGGCCGTGGCCCTGGTGACCATTGCCCTTCTGGCTTTAGTGTGTTGGTATGTTCATAGAAATGGGTCCCTCTTTTCAAGGAACTGTGCATACAGcaaagggaggagaagaaaggatgaCTACGCAGAAGCTGGCACTAAGAAGGACAATTCTATCCTGGAAATCAGGGAAACATCTTTTCAGATGTTACCAATAAGCAATGAACCCATCTCCAAGGAGGAGTTTGTAATACATACCATATTTCCTCCTAATGGAATGAATCTGTACAAAAACAATCACAGTGAAAGCAGTAGTAACCGAAGCTACAGAGACAGCGGAATTCCAGACTCAGACCACTCACACTCATGATGCTGAAGGATCCTCAGCAGACTATGTTTCAGGTTTTTCAAACCTAAGGGAGGTGATGGTAGGAATCCTGTTCTACTGCAAAACACTggaaaaaagactgaaaaaaaaagcaatgtactgTACATTTgccatataatttatatttaagaaCTTTTTATTAAAAGTTTCAAATTTCAGGTTACTGCTGCGATTGATGTAGTGGAGATGCCTGAACACAATtctatattttagtattttttagtAATTTGTACTGTATTTTCCTTGCAAATATTGAAGTTATAAACCATTTACTTTGTGTTCTACTGAGTAAGATGACTTGTTGACTGTGAAAGTGAATTTTCTTGCTGTGTTGAACAATCAGGACTGCGTTCACATGAGATCCTTGTAGTATAAGCACAGGCCATTTTTCACTTTGgtattaataaaatgtaaaaaaataaagaatgggctgaatgagaaaaaaagataaatttcaaAACTAGCTATGAAATAATGTTCTAATTATTAAATTTGTATTATCCCAGTGGTATTCAATAAATCAAAATATGTGAAGTAATGGGCAATATCTAACGTGCTGCATATTTCCATTAAATTAAATACCCTTAAGAAAGTTAAGCAAATCTTCTGAACTGAATGCATCAGCTGGCATAAAGGAATGTGAAGTCTCTTGTTAAAATCATTACCAATAAAGCTTTAAGAATAAAGGACTTCACAAAAACAACAATGTAAACATGCTTCTAAGTTAGGGGAGGAATATGtacttaggaaaaaaaacatgaaaacttAGACTTGTACATGTAATAAACAAGTACTAGAACTGCATTTTGGTTTCATCTATACCATCTTGATTTTTTACAAAGTGAATTGTAAACACAAAACAGTTAGTGTTTATGATGTTTTTTattgtaagatatcacagaaCAAGCTTATCTATTATTAAAAAGGTAGCATAACCATAAGCAATTCCCCTCAGTGATCCAGAAAAAGTAGTGCTCTAAAGTGAGAACTCAAAGGAAAAATACTAGAAATCAAATTTAGATCAGGTTTATGTGAAACATTTTTAACACTGTACATAAAATGTTCAATTCACTTTCACGATGATCAAGAATACTGCCCATTACTGTCACAGTTTTCCAAATATTACATAATAAACTTGTACCATTTCTTTATTGCTTCCTACTGAATTGTAAGCTACAACTTGTCTCAAAACCATATcactttttgttgtctttttttttcaacaaaaaaccaaagtgcATTGTACGCCCTTTGGCCAGTCTTGTATGTGCCTTGATCCAACGCTACATGTATTCAGCTTTTAAAACTCGACAAATTTTTCATACTTCcttaaatatgaaaaattatgGTCTTATTGCTgaataaaacttaagaaaaaagtACAGAATAATCGTGCTTGCTTTCGGGATTATGTTACTATCATGAAAGTAGCAAATTGCCCAGCACATTAGTCCTAAACACCCCATGTATTTTTGTagggataaaaataaaagttggctacaaataaaaaaatagcaataTTTTGAGGCTGTGTATCATTTTACTTCAAAGAATCAGTGTTGTATGTATAAATTCATTTTGCTTATATGTTCTACAAATGGAAAACTTTAGAAATGGACTTTATCCTTTCTTGTGCATTGCTGCCATTGTTGTGGCTGCTAGCTCTCAAGGTGCTCTTTGAAAAATGCTTTCAGGTATAGTGGGTTGTCACCAAATGATTTGAAATTTTGTATCTACCATTTAAATGGTGTGTACTTACAAAGTAAAACCCTCTTCCTGGCTCAGTTTCTccaaatgtaaattttttttattaatatcacCCACTTCACAGAGTTGTGAGTGCTAAGAAGAAACCTATGAAAACTGTATAAACAAGTTCTGCAAATTCTGGAAATCTGCCATAAATTCCCAGAGGTTTGCCAGTTATTGCTGTTCATACAACTGTGCTGACACAAAACTTTCCAACAGACTATGAAATATTCATCATTCATTTGTCATCTTCAAAACGTTTCCaacaatttcttattttattcctgTTTTAGAGGACATTTGTTCCTAGGAAAAACTTAACCAACTTAAGTGTTCTCTGAAGTTTGACTTTGAGAGGTTCTGCTACAGTCTGCCAGAAAGGAGTACATAGTTACATAGGGAAAGGAGTACATAGTTTCATAAAGGCCCTACAAACTATTGCTTATAAAAATCCAAAACTGAAGCGCTTATATTGACTATTTTCCAGTTAGTATGACTTTCATTAGCAGAGAaaaatttatgtatattttatacattcctttgtattattttatGACAAGTAAATTAGAACATGATTTTAACTCTCAAATATACAGAGTATTAAGGgtttgatatatattatataaattacatacagtacatacatagaaaaaaaagcaaagagaatatAATAACATAATTCTCCAGGTTAAAggacaacaaataaacaatacaTGTACTTCCATTTGTCTCAAAGAAGATATtcccttttttaaataaaattaagcccGAATCAAGTattaacaaaaattatttaaaacagtattctgaatatataaaatatataaagaagaatACAACTTGGATAGctagaaaaaatagaagaaaaaagtcaCTCCCCCAAGCTACATAtataacaaaaattttaagttgtttttaGATGCAGTCACTTGTAAACTACATGAAATTACTACATTTAGATTCTTGTTCCTTAATAGAAACATTTTTCTCTATGCTCTGTCATTCAGCAAGATAGACTTATTAAAAGTATTCctgtgccaggtactggtggctcatgcctgaaatcctagctactcatgaggctgagatctgagaatcacagtttgaagctagcccaggaagaaaagtcccttcgagaatcttacctccaattaaccactcaaaagccagaaatgatgatgtagctcaagtggtggagctctaacCTTGActacaaagaggctcatggacagtccCTAGgacctcaattcaagccccacagccaaaaaaaaaatagtattcctTTGGGCCAAAGGAACtagattttgtgttgttttgtattGTATTGGTTTGTTGAAGAAAAAAACTACAATTCCTGGCTAAAGCACATTTTGTGGTTTTATGCAATATGGCAGTTTTTGGTGATGAATTCAGACACCTACATTCTTAAAATGTCTGAAGAGTGGAGGTTGAAGGAGTGAATCTGCTGTCAAGTTATTTTAACGCTAGTTCATCTGCTGCTGAAAACAACAATGACATTTAAGATGACAATTCCTTTCTCCTACTTAGCATGGTTAGCAAATCCCAATTTAGCAGTCATGGAATTGCACTTACAATGCATTTTATTAGGGGACTTTTGGTTAAGTTAGTTTTAAAAAACAACCTCAAGATGATCAATCACTTGAACTTCAAAGTTCATTGAGTTTTATTTAGTGGCTTCTCTAAGATAAATAACATAAGATATGCCATGAAGAAGTATGTTGTCTAGGGATTGAAAGGAAAGATATCGAATCTAATGGAAGTTACTTCTGTAATATAGAGGAAGAAGCAATTACAGCTAGCTGGATGGATGAAGGAGgatgacctcctcctcctcttcctcctcctcctcctcctcctccaacacatttaatagaatgaaagaaaactGAGAAACACAAGGGGTGACATCAAACACATGTGTGCTCTAAGATGACTGAAGCAAAGGCTGAGACTTAGAAGCTGCAATTGTTGGAAGAGTCACTAGCAAGGAGGACAAAGTCAATAAGAGCAACAAAAAGGTGGGCAGGAAATTCAGGTTCAGAAGGTAGGTCCCAAAGGAAATGAGAAACTATCCCAAAtataaaaagaatggaaacaatgaCAAATGAGTTGAAATGCTTAAAAACACAGGCTTCAAACAAAACACGGTtggagccaggtgtcagtggctcatgcttgtagtcctagctactcaggaggctgagatctgaaaattgtggttcaaagccagcccaggcagaaaactttgtgagactcttatctctgataaactactcagaaaaagccagaagtggcactgtgaatcaagtggtagagtactagccttgagcaaagaagctcagggacagcaacaaggatctgagttccaatcccgggactggcaaaaaaagaaagagaaaagtcgAAAGAAAGATTTTTTGTAAATTAATAACAAATATAGATCTTTCAGGATTTTGGAAAAAATTCTCTGACATTTCCTGCTTACATTCATGTCCTTCCCCATTTTGATTAAAAAGCAATAGTAACTAATGAAGAAAATGACAGGAAAGATATTACCTTTAAAGATAGGTGTCAATTAGTCAAAGTTGtagaaaaaagcaaagtaaaaaattTCAATGACTTGGAAAACTgagataacaacaaaaaagattgcaAGCGACACAGTAGAATTAGTAAGGAGACAGACTAGAGAAGAGGTCACCCTCTTAGATGGAAAGGGACATGAAAAAGGACTGCAGTAGCAGGAAAAACTATCACATCTAGAACTTTAATTGATAATCacagttgctgtttttgtttttttagtattttgatgATGAAAAGTTGGCTGAAACTCCTGGTGCATCTAGCATAGACATTCTATAATCAAAACTAGGATAACCAAATTCACCCCTCTCGCTTCTTTGAACATCCAAACAGAATTAAATAAAACTATATAAAACACGGAGTAAAGGAAGTACTTCCTACCCAGGAAATTTTCATTGGGATTTCCCACAAGTATCATAGGATTCCAGACGAAAGGGGAAGCAAATCACATTATTTACCCCTCCCACTCCCTCCTTTTACATTACAAGGGCAGAATGAGATTAGAAATAAACTTTAGGGCTtcctttaaagttttcttttttctttaagagGCTTCAAAAGGAAGCATGCAGCCACAGGGGTGTGGAAGTTGCGGATAATGGGATTTTACCGACTGATTGTGTGCACACATAAAAGCAGTGCTTGGTTTTCAATGCCAGCTGGCTAGAGTGGGGGATGACAGTCTAGACAATTACTACCCAAAGTAATTACCCTGTTGAATGTACACTGGGTCTCTGATAACTGTGACATTACAAAGCTGAGGCTAGTAATGTTCCATTAAAAAGCGCATAATCACTGCTGGAATTTCACACCTCTATTCCAGtgaaataaagcatgagaaaaacAACCATCTAACAGATTCTCTAACAAATACATCTTATAAATATCAGCAATATACTCAATATGTGATGAGACTGTTGCTGCTGTTGACATTACCATTTTTTAGGAATTTATTAATCATAGTACTAAGTAATTTATATGTTTAATGTCATTTAATTCATGTAATAAAAATTTACAGACAagaatttttatctttaattttcagTTAAGAAAACTAGACTTTGAAAAGCTGCAGAGTTTTTCTTCATTCAGCATTAACAACAGTTTATCAAATAATTCCTTAATAACTATATTTGAACTGGATATTCAAAAGTATACCTAAGAAGCATGGAAATTTTAGTTGGGAAGAGCAGGAATTCATATATTAAGCATAAGCTAAATACATACAAAGTGAAAACTATGACAGGtgccaagaaagagaaaaacatggtGCTACGATGAGTGTAATAAGAGAATCTTTTTTAGGTTGAATGGTTATGGATAAAACCCTAAACTTGGTGAGTAAAGTCTGTCATGTAAGGAATGAGGTAGTGTTCCAAGCAGAGGAAATAGGGCGTGTTAACAGTTGCAAGCAATGATTCAGTTTAGACTTTTTAAGGATTAAAAGAATATCATATTGACTCATGCTCAGTAAGCAAAACGTAAAAGAGATCAGCAGAGTAAGCACGGATAAAACTGGTATTCATCCTAGTATAAGAGAAAGCAAATGGAGTGTTTTTAATGTGgtaaggagtaggagaaagaagaaaaagaggaggagagagaaggaggaagaggaggaagagaagggataaAGATCAGAGCTCTCTGATTTTAACTATAATAAAATTACTTACATTGCTGTATGGAGAAGAGCTAGTACTATGGAATAAGAAGGTGGGAGTGagtagaaagagggaaaaaaacagtCAATAAATTTCAAATTAGTATAAATTTGTATAGTTAAGCAATGGAAAGATTTTGTCTCTCCTGAACCTTGTGTTCTTAACCATCCTCTTAAACAAACAGAAATGCTTTAGCAACTTCAAAAGGCAATTTGACTTCaggaaaagaaattctttttattGAGATAACAAGTAGAAGattaaatttcaaaacatttaatGAGGCAGGGCATACTTCTCTCATGGTTTATAGGTCTCTGTATTATTGTGTTGAATGATGACTGGAATTTATTATCAtctgatatattttatattttttctatacTCCATTATCTACCACCCCCATTAAAATATAGACTTCATGAAGAGGGGGAATCTTTTCTCATCACATATAGAACCAtacctggtacacacacacacacatacacacacacagacttgttGGATCAGTGAATAAAagctttaaactgtgatattACTATGTACTATCTGAGACAACCTTGATGAAAGTTCTCTGTACACTCTCCTAAAATCATAGATTAAAACTACTATTTTCATAATAACCAGTGTAGACACCATTTACTAAGCATCTTATAGCCACATATCTGCTTTACTCCCAATTCACAAAAGAAACTGAAGTTCATCACATAATGTAATTCCCCAGTAAAACAAGATACATATGATAACATTAGAATTCTAGCCAGTAAATAATCAAATTTGAGTATGTTTATTCCATGTCTCCTGATTTTTTATGTCATTATCTTCCTTGTGACATGTCTACTCCAAGTGTATAAACAAACTGAACACTCCATTAAATCACATGTACAGTTGTAATTGAGGTGGTAATTAAGAGTATTGCCTTTGAATTAAACTGATCTGGGTTTGCATCCAGTATCCACCACCCATTCACTTTCATATGTCCTTGTGTAATCTAACCCATGTTTCTAagcctcattttcattttttttttctgtaaaacagAATACAATAGCATTTAGAGTATTAGGAATAAATTATATACATCAAGTAGAGCATTTCACTCAGATGCAGATCTTAGCAAATGTCTCTTAAATTTTACCTTCATATTGGTGATAAATGCCTTCCTGGACCTAATATTTGAAATGACATGTGAACATAAGGTGACAATAAATGACAAGTGGAGAAGCCGGATTAACAGGCTTTGTGTGCATTTCTATTTCCCATCGATCCTATTCTGATTTTACAGAGGCAAATAAAGACACCTGTTTCTTCCTCCCCCACAAGACACAACTTTGCTCTTCATAGGGCTCTACTACCTTCTGGTGGGAATGCCATTTGttctaaagaagaagaaataacaatttatttttaaagatttgttgTCCTCCAGAggttacaaaagcaaaaagaaggtgtttttttttattgcagaATTTGAATAACTttgtcaaaaaaagaaacatctttcTATCTTCAGAGTTAATGAACTGTATCAGTGTCTAGGTAGAAGGAATGATGTTGTTTAAATAAATAAGCTACTGCTGgtgagaattatttttattgggAAGGAAAGAGGGTTAACAGACAGGTAAGTAACTCAGACAACTATGCCCATTTGTTTAAGTACATCAGCAAACTGAAAAATCTAAGCAATACCAGTCTTGTTGTGAAACCAAATTAACATACCATTGCTCTGAGGGTTGTGGTAGGGGATATGATATAATCTCTGGTTTTGTACAcgtttaaatttatttaatgatTTATCTATATTGATCTTTTCCAGCTATGGGAACTTAGTTaccttgttcttttaaaaaacattcctCTGTGAATGTTAAGTAATATGCTTAAAGGACTGAGTAAAGATTAGGTCTCAGTATTTATTATAGGGCAATTGTGTTGCCTAGGAGAAAACACTAGATCATAGCACATGGCACTTTTTTACTGCCCCAGACAAATTTCACATGCCCATATCCAATTCTTCACCTTTCTTTAGAAGTTCCAAACTGTGAGGCAGCAACAAGAGCCATTAAATTCAATTAACACTTCACCTCCATCTGGGGATAAATATGAAAACGAATGAGAAACTCTTCAAACTaatttgctaataaaaatgtgaaagtcAATTGATTAAATCATTTCAAAGTTAGAGGACAAAATTCCTTTATTTAATGCTCAAATAAAAGAAAGTATCACTACTTAGCAATGTTCACTTAGCACTTAAGTACTCACCAActacactatctttttttttgccagtcctggggtttgaactcagggcctgggcactgattgtccctgagcttctttttttcaaggctagtactctaaggctagcactctaccacttgagccacagtgctacttccagctttttctgtgtacatggtactgaggaatcgaaccccaggcttcatgtgtgctagacaagcactctatcactaagccacattcccagcctatactatcttttaaaaaatttaactttagggctgggaatatgacctagtggcaagagtgcttgacttgtatacatgaagccctgggttcgattccccagtaccacatatatacaaaatggccagaagtggcgctgtggcttaagtggcagagtgctagccttgagcaaagagaagccagggacagtgctcaggccctgagtccaaagcctaggactggcaaaaaaaagaaaaaaaaatttaactttattgtcaagatgatgtacagaggggttccagttgcatacataaggtagtgagtacatttcttgtcaaacttgttaccccttccgtcattccctccttcccccaacaATTGTAAAGTTGTacggttaatttccaacatattgtcttgtgagtatcactgttgcatcagTTCACCCTTTATCGATGTCTCACCATTTtcatattctccttcccttctctgtcttTTAATATTAGGGAATGTAGGttatgaatttctttaaaaattaatcctttccgaggtttttctttttccttcttcccttcccttttccactttccccttttcctttaccCCTTTCCATTCTTCCTTGTTTTGTACAAAGGGATGAATCCAAGGCCTTGTGGTCTCTAAgccagcattctactacttgaacagcACCTCTAGtcatatgtattttgtttttaaagtaagatTTCCCTAACTTCAACCATGTTGGCCTTGAATATGAGATCCTCCTGTGTCTACCTCTCAAATGTGCCTTTCAAAAATCTTTCTGAGACAAAGAATTCTGTAATATATTTTAGCATTGCTTCAAACATTTATGTAGATGGAAGTAGCTTAGTGTAGAATTTAAGTGCAGTAGACATTATTTACAACAGTCATGAATGTTTTTGAAAGTTCCAGAAAACCCCTACAATAACTACTAATATTATGTGAAACACTGAAGGGCTGACAGGAAATCAGCACACTCAAACATGTCATTCTTGCATATAGAGTAGTGATTAAGAGAACAAAACTCTGTAGCTGAGCCAATAGTCTCAAGCCCCACTGGTTCTACCACTTACTAGTATAGTAAATCTAGGTAAATTCCTTAATTTCTCCAAATTAGCCTCACGCAATCTTACTTTACAAAAGTGGTAAATGAATTAAAAGTAGATGAACTGCTTAGCATACATTGCCTGATACATTAGTAAGTACATTGCAATTTTGATGGCTGGAAACAATATATTGCCGATGTTAATTctataaataatgaaaatcagACTTATTAGGTTGAAATCCAAGTTTTCTCCTTTATTACTTTGTCTGTTCCTGAGAAAATTATTTCACCTTTCTATAATCACATTGACAAGTACATGAAAAAGATTAAGAGTGTTTCACATGTGGAAAAATgggtaaaaataataattttaatattacttCAAATAAAATCTTGTACAAGGTAAAATTTAAAGGCAACATCAGagtaatattttctctttctgtctttgagTTAagcattagaaataaatgaacacTATT
This window encodes:
- the Flrt3 gene encoding leucine-rich repeat transmembrane protein FLRT3, giving the protein MISPAWNLFLIGTKIGLFLQVAPLSVMAKSCPSVCRCDAGFIYCNDRFLTSIPAGIPEDATTLYLQNNQINNAGIPSDLKNLLKVERIYLYHNSLDEFPTNLPKYVKELHLQENNIRTITYDSLSKIPYLEELHLDDNSVSAVSIEEGAFRDSNYLRLLFLSRNHLSTIPWGLPRTIEELRLDDNRISTISSPSLQGLTSLKRLVLDGNLLNNHGLGDKVFFNLVNLTELSLVRNSLTAAPVNLPGTNLRKLYLQDNHINRVPPNAFSYLRQLYRLDMSNNNLSNLPQGIFDDLDNITQLILRNNPWYCGCKMKWVRDWLQSLPVKVNVRGLMCQAPEKVRGMAIKDLNAELFDCKDSVIGSTIQMTTAIPNTVYPAQGQWSAPVTKQPDIKNLKPAKDQRTTGSPSRKTIIITVKSITSDTIHISWKLALPMTALRLSWLKLGHSPAFGSITETIVTGERSEYLVTALEPDSPYRICMVPMETSNLYLFDETPVCIETETAPLRMYNPTTTLNREQEKEPYKNPNLPLAAIIGGAVALVTIALLALVCWYVHRNGSLFSRNCAYSKGRRRKDDYAEAGTKKDNSILEIRETSFQMLPISNEPISKEEFVIHTIFPPNGMNLYKNNHSESSSNRSYRDSGIPDSDHSHS